In Actinomycetota bacterium, a genomic segment contains:
- a CDS encoding MerR family transcriptional regulator gives MTYVPVRTRRPGQTCTRVEALSWVASEEATMVTTGYRIGEIADETGFPPSTLRYYEEEGLLPAPDRTPAGHRIYDVSHLERLRFMARAKRLGLTLEEIADLADAWDNRECTITHGQLVALLEAKLAQAHDEIVEITRFADQLQAVFERVTGERPDPAAVALTAAARRRSPMSPRRLSVASVTCPSTRPPREPTVVGNSRWVGCRRDP, from the coding sequence GTGACGTACGTGCCGGTCCGGACGCGAAGGCCGGGCCAAACTTGTACCCGAGTCGAAGCCCTATCGTGGGTTGCAAGCGAGGAGGCCACCATGGTCACGACCGGCTACCGGATCGGTGAGATCGCCGACGAGACCGGCTTCCCACCCTCGACACTACGCTACTACGAGGAAGAGGGGCTCCTGCCTGCCCCCGACCGCACCCCGGCCGGCCACCGGATCTACGACGTCAGCCATCTCGAGCGGTTGCGCTTCATGGCGCGGGCCAAGCGCCTGGGGCTGACCTTGGAAGAGATCGCCGACCTCGCCGACGCGTGGGACAACCGTGAGTGCACGATCACGCACGGGCAGCTCGTTGCTCTGCTCGAGGCCAAGCTGGCGCAGGCCCACGACGAGATCGTTGAGATCACGCGTTTCGCCGACCAGTTGCAGGCCGTGTTCGAACGCGTCACGGGAGAGCGTCCCGACCCGGCCGCTGTGGCCCTGACTGCGGCTGCGCGCCGGCGTTCACCGATGAGCCCACGCCGGCTGAGCGTCGCTTCGGTGACCTGCCCCTCAACCCGTCCACCACGTGAACCGACTGTGGTCGGGAACAGCCGTTGGGTCGGTTGCCGGCGGGACCCCTGA
- a CDS encoding bile acid:sodium symporter, translated as MSSTLLVWLGRGTVAFATVFSAVNTALSPVVVPLLFLAYTGIELGVPVAALTLELAVTVLIPMIVGVAVRTALPRRVEPFEPVLSAGASLAYLALLGSWHPTCVVVLPGVARCSRTGYDGGMVAPTSMRLDEGLKARLEALAEREGASVSAVTQRLLDEGVRMALHPGIVFRSGPAGRRPGLAGGPDVAEVVSFLQRLDAKGQEAIGEAARWLGLPERMVRIAIDYYTEFTAEIDGQIDQREREAEAEREHWERQQQLLA; from the coding sequence GTGTCTTCAACGCTGCTGGTTTGGCTCGGCCGCGGCACCGTCGCGTTCGCGACCGTGTTCAGCGCGGTCAACACGGCCCTGTCTCCGGTGGTGGTCCCGCTGCTGTTCCTGGCGTACACCGGCATCGAGCTCGGCGTGCCGGTGGCCGCGCTGACCCTCGAGCTGGCCGTCACCGTCCTGATTCCGATGATCGTTGGCGTGGCCGTCCGGACCGCCCTTCCCCGTCGGGTTGAACCGTTCGAGCCGGTCCTGTCCGCCGGGGCGTCGCTGGCCTACCTTGCCCTGCTGGGTTCGTGGCACCCCACATGCGTCGTGGTACTTCCTGGTGTAGCGAGGTGTAGCCGTACGGGCTACGATGGCGGCATGGTCGCCCCGACGTCTATGCGGTTGGACGAGGGCCTCAAGGCGCGCCTCGAGGCCCTCGCTGAACGTGAGGGAGCCTCCGTCTCAGCCGTCACGCAGCGGCTGCTCGATGAGGGCGTCCGCATGGCGCTACACCCCGGCATCGTGTTCCGGTCGGGTCCGGCAGGGCGTCGTCCCGGACTCGCCGGTGGTCCGGATGTCGCGGAGGTCGTCAGCTTCCTCCAGCGTCTCGACGCGAAGGGTCAGGAGGCCATCGGTGAGGCCGCGAGGTGGCTGGGGTTGCCGGAGCGGATGGTGCGCATCGCGATCGACTACTACACCGAGTTCACAGCCGAGATCGATGGTCAGATCGATCAGCGGGAGCGCGAGGCCGAGGCGGAGCGGGAGCACTGGGAGCGGCAACAACAGCTCCTCGCGTGA
- a CDS encoding DUF5615 family PIN-like protein yields the protein MKLLLDEMFPAAIAEQLRARGHDVVAVLEQDGLPGMDDSDLLDWAHRDQHAVVTENVPDFIRLDRAWRDQGRDHHGLIFAKKRRGTGRRIVGSLVRDLDRFLTQHAQAHPRGVVAWV from the coding sequence GTGAAGCTGCTGCTGGACGAGATGTTCCCAGCGGCGATCGCCGAGCAGCTCCGTGCGCGCGGACACGACGTGGTCGCGGTGCTCGAGCAGGACGGTCTACCCGGCATGGATGACTCGGACCTGTTGGACTGGGCGCACCGTGACCAACACGCGGTCGTCACCGAGAACGTGCCCGACTTCATCCGACTCGACCGTGCGTGGCGCGACCAGGGCCGCGATCACCACGGGTTGATCTTCGCCAAGAAGCGGCGGGGGACGGGGCGCCGGATCGTCGGGAGTCTCGTGCGGGATCTCGACCGCTTCCTGACCCAGCACGCCCAAGCACATCCGCGCGGGGTCGTCGCCTGGGTGTAG
- a CDS encoding methyltransferase domain-containing protein, producing MAFWERVLFGGDRQWACSRARGDVLEVAVGTGRNLEHYPPDVRLTGVDLSPEMLALARERARAVKADADLREADAQQLPFDDESFDTVVCTFSLCSIPDDRRAVAEMARVLRPGGQVVLVEHVGSPSRAVRAVQWLLHQLTYRLCCEHMLRQPRRALAAAGLEPVAFERRRLGIVDRLLARKPAAPAEEPAGS from the coding sequence ATGGCGTTCTGGGAACGCGTCCTGTTCGGTGGGGACCGCCAGTGGGCGTGCAGCCGCGCCCGCGGGGACGTGCTCGAGGTGGCCGTGGGCACCGGCCGCAACCTCGAGCACTACCCGCCTGACGTGCGGCTGACCGGTGTCGATCTCAGCCCGGAGATGCTGGCCCTTGCGCGCGAGCGCGCCCGGGCGGTCAAGGCCGATGCCGACCTGCGTGAAGCGGACGCGCAGCAACTGCCGTTCGACGACGAGAGCTTCGACACGGTGGTGTGCACGTTCTCGCTGTGCAGCATCCCCGACGACCGGCGCGCGGTCGCCGAGATGGCACGCGTGCTGCGCCCCGGTGGGCAGGTGGTTCTCGTCGAGCACGTAGGCAGCCCCAGCCGCGCGGTCCGCGCGGTGCAGTGGCTGTTGCATCAGCTGACCTACCGGTTGTGCTGCGAGCACATGCTGCGCCAGCCCCGCCGCGCCCTCGCCGCCGCCGGGCTGGAGCCGGTCGCGTTCGAGCGCCGCCGGCTGGGGATCGTCGACCGCCTGCTCGCCCGCAAGCCCGCCGCGCCCGCGGAGGAGCCTGCAGGCAGCTAA
- a CDS encoding YHS domain-containing protein — MSSEEVLSPLAPEELADRVGVDRQAVAEWVELGLLPVDAHGALDASAPERARLLRFVTERGIAAAAVARLAEEEGDVLARWLSYTRPLHGTSRMLGEAATEVGLDLDLARRLWSAAGRGHEPELFDDDVEMLRTAAFAVQVGLPADAIVQLVRVFADALGRIADAETRLFHFHVHERLRTEGLAGRDLVEQTRATGDALLELTEPSILYFHQRAWDRALREDLVMHLAEDVTSAASAAMPIAVLFVDLASFTPLTDAMGDVAAAAVLDRFSELVRDAAAQCHGRVVKQIGDEFMLSFPVPSSAVRCGLEIADRAAHEPRFPALRMGAHAGTALFREADYLGATVNIAARVAAKAGRGQFLVTEAVVSDTTDLAVGAWKALGPRQLKGVTGPVELYEAVRDGQRPARHTDPVCGMQLDADEDPYRLSWQGQDHLFCSETCLRRFVEMPEQYGAAGS; from the coding sequence ATGAGCAGCGAAGAGGTGCTCTCCCCGCTGGCCCCCGAGGAACTGGCGGATCGCGTGGGGGTCGACCGGCAGGCCGTCGCGGAGTGGGTCGAGTTGGGCCTGCTACCCGTGGACGCTCACGGAGCGCTCGACGCGAGCGCGCCGGAGCGCGCCCGGTTGCTCCGCTTCGTCACCGAGCGCGGCATCGCGGCGGCGGCCGTGGCCCGGCTGGCAGAGGAGGAGGGCGACGTCCTGGCGCGTTGGCTGAGCTACACCCGCCCGCTGCATGGCACGAGCCGGATGCTCGGCGAGGCGGCCACGGAGGTGGGCCTCGACCTCGACCTCGCGCGGCGCCTGTGGAGCGCCGCTGGCCGCGGACACGAGCCGGAGCTGTTCGACGACGACGTCGAGATGCTGCGCACGGCGGCGTTCGCGGTGCAGGTCGGCCTACCCGCGGATGCCATCGTGCAGCTGGTTCGGGTCTTCGCCGACGCCCTGGGCCGGATCGCCGACGCAGAGACCCGGCTGTTCCACTTCCACGTCCACGAGCGCCTGCGGACCGAGGGACTCGCCGGTCGAGACCTGGTCGAGCAGACCCGCGCAACCGGCGACGCCCTCCTGGAGCTGACGGAGCCGTCGATCCTGTACTTCCACCAGCGGGCCTGGGACCGCGCCCTACGTGAGGACCTGGTCATGCACCTCGCCGAGGACGTCACGTCGGCAGCCAGCGCGGCCATGCCGATCGCCGTGCTGTTCGTCGACCTGGCCAGCTTCACGCCCCTGACCGACGCCATGGGTGATGTCGCCGCCGCCGCCGTGCTGGACCGCTTCTCCGAACTGGTCCGCGACGCGGCCGCACAGTGCCACGGCCGCGTCGTCAAGCAGATCGGCGACGAGTTCATGCTCAGCTTCCCCGTCCCCAGCTCGGCGGTGCGCTGCGGTCTCGAGATCGCCGACCGCGCCGCCCACGAGCCTCGGTTCCCCGCGCTGCGCATGGGCGCGCACGCCGGCACCGCCCTGTTCCGGGAAGCCGACTACCTGGGTGCCACCGTGAACATCGCCGCACGTGTCGCTGCGAAGGCCGGTCGCGGGCAGTTCCTGGTCACCGAGGCCGTGGTCAGCGACACCACGGATCTCGCCGTCGGGGCGTGGAAGGCTCTGGGTCCACGCCAGCTCAAGGGCGTGACGGGTCCGGTGGAGCTGTACGAGGCGGTCCGAGACGGGCAGCGGCCGGCGCGCCACACCGATCCGGTGTGCGGCATGCAGCTCGACGCCGACGAGGACCCGTACCGGTTGAGCTGGCAGGGCCAGGATCACCTCTTCTGCTCCGAGACGTGCCTGCGCCGGTTCGTCGAGATGCCGGAGCAGTACGGGGCCGCCGGAAGCTGA
- a CDS encoding DUF2933 domain-containing protein has translation MKVLGICINKRVVAAVVVAAVLVWWLAPQAISAALPFLLLAICPLSMLLMMKAMGGMQHGQPPAAAAAADAEQALRATDQDPTHVSAGQTVPVWRWN, from the coding sequence GTGAAGGTGCTCGGGATCTGCATCAACAAGAGGGTCGTCGCCGCGGTCGTGGTTGCTGCGGTCCTGGTGTGGTGGCTGGCGCCTCAGGCGATCAGCGCCGCGCTGCCGTTCCTGCTACTGGCCATCTGTCCGCTGTCGATGCTGCTGATGATGAAGGCGATGGGCGGCATGCAGCACGGTCAGCCCCCGGCGGCGGCTGCCGCGGCCGATGCCGAGCAGGCCCTTAGGGCGACCGATCAGGATCCGACCCACGTGTCTGCCGGGCAGACTGTTCCCGTGTGGCGCTGGAACTGA
- a CDS encoding BlaI/MecI/CopY family transcriptional regulator, translating into MARFRSRRKRPTAEQLLGPLEAACMRALWKQSPASVSDVLERVNAKHDGALAYTTVMTVLSRLYDKGYLARERRGRGYDYTPRYSEGELVDQLGGREVERLVERYGEIALAHFVEALEQAPPDLVRRLRRLDEDAADG; encoded by the coding sequence ATGGCTCGGTTCCGGAGCCGTCGGAAGCGCCCCACGGCCGAACAGTTGCTGGGCCCGCTGGAGGCGGCCTGCATGCGGGCGCTGTGGAAGCAGTCACCGGCGAGCGTGTCCGACGTGCTGGAGCGGGTCAACGCCAAGCACGACGGGGCACTGGCCTACACCACGGTCATGACCGTGCTGTCGCGCTTGTACGACAAGGGCTACCTGGCGCGGGAGCGGCGTGGTCGCGGTTACGACTACACCCCGCGGTACAGCGAGGGCGAGCTGGTGGACCAGCTGGGCGGCCGCGAGGTGGAACGGCTCGTCGAACGGTACGGCGAGATCGCGCTGGCGCACTTCGTCGAGGCGCTGGAGCAAGCCCCACCGGATCTGGTGCGGCGTCTGCGCCGACTCGACGAGGACGCGGCTGATGGCTGA
- a CDS encoding copper resistance protein CopC/CopD — MVTADPTVSRRRAWLRRAAAVATVCAAALLSTATAALGHAAFVTSQPAPGSQLTATPGVVVVRFSEPLIADLSSLEVEAPTGQRFEATVADDREMHTDLPTNAQGEYVVRWKTVSPIDGHTLRGDFRFSVGAAVSAGADEPSVAPTGTDLAVAAGRAVEYAALLGVLGALLLRLLARREPQLRWLRPRLHVLTVLAAVAGVIVVGGEVLLATSSLAPRAVASFLTAPSGTPRLVRLGGEAAAAAATLLPAVRWAKERPDADRIADTRARVVGVGTVVALIGLAAAGHAAATQPTWWGVTVDAGHLVTAGLWAGAILVMAVQRPPGGWRGEQARELLMRFSPVAVPAFVGTVAFGVVRGAQELASLRDLIATSYGQVLGLKIIAVVLMVPLSLRAWRRRAVTARAEAFLALVAVVAAAVLAAYPVPPRRGAEQAHISDEPTATGAFPQDGDLTLGAGAGDTLVGLTLRPGEPGSNDTYVYLLPVEGEEASSGRQVGLQVEGRPPITMEGCGTACRLATTTVQGGETIDVTVSGDGGGTATFQLPAQLPAPEAAQLLSDLTARMNALRSYRYDETLGPADPPITSHWDLVAPDRLHGVVRTHDGVYETIRIGNRRWGKPTPQGPWRGGDAGGTSVTVPTHIWDYPDRIAPHIVGTDTVDAIATRVVSFFVDLDGSPIWYRLWVDDDAHVRKAEMRARGHFMDHHYYDFNAPITIDPPTVRDAGVGDEG; from the coding sequence GTGGTGACGGCCGACCCGACCGTGTCGCGTCGGCGCGCGTGGTTGCGCCGTGCCGCGGCCGTGGCCACCGTCTGCGCAGCGGCACTGCTGTCCACGGCAACGGCGGCGTTGGGCCACGCCGCGTTTGTCACCTCGCAGCCCGCCCCTGGCAGCCAGCTGACGGCGACCCCCGGCGTGGTGGTGGTGCGGTTCAGCGAGCCGCTGATCGCCGACCTGTCGTCGCTGGAGGTAGAGGCACCCACCGGCCAGCGGTTCGAGGCAACCGTCGCCGACGACCGGGAGATGCACACCGACCTGCCGACCAACGCCCAAGGCGAGTACGTCGTGCGGTGGAAGACGGTCAGTCCCATCGACGGTCACACGCTGCGTGGCGACTTCCGCTTCAGCGTCGGCGCTGCCGTCTCCGCAGGAGCCGACGAGCCATCGGTCGCACCGACCGGCACCGACCTGGCCGTGGCCGCCGGACGTGCTGTCGAGTACGCAGCGCTGCTCGGTGTACTCGGCGCCCTGCTCCTGAGGCTGCTCGCAAGGCGGGAACCACAGCTGCGCTGGCTGCGACCACGCCTGCACGTCCTGACGGTGCTCGCGGCCGTCGCCGGCGTGATCGTCGTCGGTGGTGAGGTGCTGCTCGCCACCTCATCACTCGCACCACGCGCGGTTGCCAGCTTCCTCACCGCACCGTCGGGGACGCCGCGGCTGGTGCGCCTCGGGGGAGAGGCCGCCGCGGCCGCGGCCACCCTGCTCCCCGCCGTCCGCTGGGCCAAGGAGCGCCCTGACGCGGACCGGATCGCGGACACGCGCGCGCGGGTCGTCGGCGTGGGGACCGTAGTGGCACTGATCGGCCTCGCCGCGGCCGGACACGCCGCCGCCACCCAGCCGACGTGGTGGGGCGTCACGGTCGATGCCGGCCACCTCGTCACGGCCGGACTGTGGGCCGGAGCGATCCTGGTCATGGCGGTCCAGCGGCCACCTGGTGGGTGGCGCGGGGAGCAGGCCCGCGAACTGCTGATGCGGTTCTCGCCGGTCGCCGTCCCCGCGTTCGTGGGCACGGTCGCGTTCGGAGTCGTGCGGGGCGCGCAGGAGCTCGCCAGCCTCCGCGACCTGATCGCCACCTCCTACGGGCAGGTCCTCGGCCTGAAGATCATCGCGGTGGTGCTGATGGTGCCCCTGTCGCTGCGGGCGTGGCGCCGCCGAGCGGTCACGGCGCGCGCGGAGGCCTTCCTCGCCCTGGTCGCGGTCGTCGCCGCCGCGGTCCTGGCGGCCTACCCGGTGCCACCCCGCCGCGGTGCCGAACAGGCGCACATCAGCGACGAGCCGACCGCGACCGGCGCGTTCCCGCAGGACGGCGACTTGACGCTGGGCGCTGGCGCCGGCGACACCCTGGTCGGCCTGACGTTGCGCCCCGGCGAGCCCGGCAGCAACGACACGTACGTGTACCTGCTGCCCGTCGAAGGAGAGGAAGCATCGTCCGGTCGCCAGGTTGGACTCCAGGTGGAGGGGCGACCACCTATCACCATGGAGGGGTGCGGGACCGCTTGCCGCCTGGCCACCACCACCGTGCAGGGCGGCGAGACGATCGACGTCACCGTCTCGGGGGACGGGGGCGGCACGGCCACCTTCCAGCTCCCCGCACAACTCCCTGCCCCCGAGGCAGCGCAGCTGCTCTCCGATCTGACCGCGCGGATGAACGCGCTGCGCTCCTACCGCTACGACGAGACCCTGGGGCCAGCCGACCCGCCGATCACCTCCCACTGGGACCTCGTCGCCCCCGACCGCCTCCACGGCGTGGTCCGAACCCACGACGGGGTCTACGAGACCATCCGGATCGGTAACCGCCGCTGGGGCAAGCCCACGCCGCAGGGTCCCTGGCGGGGCGGCGACGCGGGGGGCACCAGCGTCACCGTGCCGACCCACATCTGGGACTACCCCGACCGCATCGCACCCCACATCGTCGGCACCGACACCGTCGACGCGATCGCCACCAGGGTCGTGTCGTTCTTCGTCGACCTCGACGGGTCCCCGATCTGGTACCGGCTGTGGGTGGATGACGACGCACACGTGCGAAAGGCCGAGATGCGCGCCCGTGGCCACTTCATGGACCACCACTACTACGACTTCAACGCGCCCATCACCATCGACCCCCCGACCGTCAGGGATGCCGGAGTCGGAGACGAGGGTTGA
- a CDS encoding heavy metal-responsive transcriptional regulator, which produces MDDMTVSALAQRVGTSADTIRYYERIGLLPEAERSPAGYRLFGEGDVERVAFIKRAQSFGLRLDDIGALLDIRQRGLCPCGHARQLLSDKLAEIDQQIQSLEDLRNDVRALMEDGVAEDASNCWPCGDQLIQIRPLTEGNTR; this is translated from the coding sequence ATGGATGACATGACCGTCTCCGCGTTGGCCCAGCGCGTCGGCACCTCTGCCGACACGATCCGCTACTACGAGCGGATCGGTCTGCTGCCTGAGGCCGAGCGCAGCCCTGCCGGCTACCGCCTGTTCGGCGAGGGCGACGTCGAGCGCGTCGCGTTCATCAAGCGCGCCCAGTCCTTCGGCCTCCGGCTCGATGACATCGGCGCGCTTCTCGACATCCGCCAGCGGGGCCTCTGCCCCTGCGGGCACGCCCGCCAGCTGCTCTCGGACAAGCTTGCCGAGATCGACCAGCAGATCCAGTCGCTCGAGGACCTGCGCAACGACGTGCGCGCGCTGATGGAGGACGGCGTCGCCGAAGACGCGTCGAACTGCTGGCCGTGTGGGGACCAGCTCATCCAGATCCGACCGCTGACAGAAGGCAACACTCGATGA
- a CDS encoding PadR family transcriptional regulator, whose product MSERLTTTSYAVLAQVAVRPWSAYELAEQRVRYFRYVWPRAESAIYREVKRLSAMGLLLGEKEYTGKRARTVYSITENGEEALREWLGTPISPFSMEFEVLMRVFVAPLGTKDDLLASLKQVRADAQEMLRFSGEVKQEFIDGINVAQSQVYLRALGVDFFISFLVMVESWADRTLAAVAAWNDLEPSEEKNRQALDKIRQLPVRTPEEALKNISKPPESQMRSRA is encoded by the coding sequence GACTGACGACCACCTCGTACGCGGTCCTGGCCCAGGTTGCCGTGCGGCCCTGGTCCGCCTACGAACTCGCGGAGCAGCGCGTGCGCTACTTCCGCTACGTCTGGCCACGGGCCGAGAGCGCCATCTATCGCGAGGTCAAGCGTCTCTCTGCCATGGGGCTGCTTCTGGGCGAGAAGGAGTACACGGGGAAACGAGCCCGCACGGTCTACTCGATCACCGAGAACGGCGAAGAAGCGTTGCGCGAGTGGCTGGGCACACCGATCTCCCCCTTCTCGATGGAGTTCGAGGTACTGATGCGCGTCTTCGTCGCCCCACTGGGTACGAAGGACGACCTCCTGGCCTCACTCAAGCAGGTCCGCGCCGACGCCCAGGAGATGCTTCGGTTCTCCGGTGAGGTGAAGCAGGAGTTCATCGACGGCATCAACGTCGCGCAGAGCCAGGTCTACCTCCGCGCCCTGGGTGTCGACTTCTTCATCAGCTTCCTCGTCATGGTGGAGTCATGGGCCGACCGCACCCTGGCGGCGGTCGCAGCATGGAACGACCTCGAGCCATCCGAGGAGAAGAACAGACAAGCCCTCGACAAGATCCGTCAACTTCCGGTCCGCACGCCCGAGGAGGCACTCAAGAACATCTCCAAACCCCCCGAAAGCCAGATGCGAAGCCGCGCCTGA